In a single window of the Deinococcus aetherius genome:
- a CDS encoding sugar ABC transporter ATP-binding protein, translating to MEQQQSLLAMRGIDKSFSGVPALREARLAVGRGEVHALIGQNGAGKSTLIKILTGAYRKDGGTITFAGREVEFTSPQAAQRGGISTIYQEVNLVALRSVTENIFLGREHRRGLFLDWRRMNAEARELLERFDVHVDVTRPLMDFSVAVQQMVAIARAVSFESQLVIMDEPTSSLDDREVETLFGVIRQLRAQGVSVIFVSHRLDELYAVCDRVTVMRDGRTVDERAMSEIGKLDLVARMLGKEVGELRREGETAFSRGGGAEGGLLLEARDLRTGAMLRDADLDVRAGEIVGLAGLLGSGRTETARAVFGADELEGGEVRVSGRRANFHSPSDAIRAGLGFCSEDRKTEGIIPDLSVRENLTLALLPHLSRHGVVDPKRQAEVVDRFIARLGIKTAGPEQKIRELSGGNQQKVLLARWLCMNPKLLILDEPTRGIDVGAKGEIQALLSELAREGLGVLMISSELEELAEGADRVVVMRDGRSVAELPRQDLSQDAIMNAMAHGDSAHGETAPTGGAS from the coding sequence GTGGAACAACAGCAATCCCTCCTCGCTATGAGGGGCATCGACAAGAGCTTTTCCGGCGTGCCCGCGCTGCGTGAAGCCCGCCTCGCGGTCGGGCGCGGCGAGGTCCACGCCCTGATCGGGCAGAACGGCGCCGGGAAGTCCACCCTCATCAAAATCCTCACGGGCGCCTACCGCAAGGACGGCGGCACGATCACCTTTGCCGGGCGCGAGGTCGAGTTCACCTCGCCCCAAGCCGCGCAGCGCGGCGGCATCAGCACGATCTACCAGGAGGTCAACCTCGTCGCCCTGCGCTCGGTGACGGAGAACATCTTCCTGGGACGCGAACATCGGCGCGGCCTCTTCCTCGACTGGCGGCGGATGAACGCCGAGGCGCGGGAACTCCTCGAACGCTTCGACGTTCACGTGGACGTGACCCGCCCACTGATGGACTTCAGCGTCGCCGTGCAGCAGATGGTCGCCATCGCCCGCGCGGTGTCGTTCGAAAGCCAGCTCGTCATCATGGATGAGCCCACCTCCTCGCTCGACGACCGCGAGGTGGAGACGCTGTTCGGCGTCATTCGCCAGCTCAGGGCGCAGGGCGTCTCGGTCATCTTCGTCTCCCACCGCCTCGACGAGCTGTACGCCGTGTGTGACCGGGTGACGGTCATGCGCGACGGGCGCACGGTGGACGAGCGCGCCATGAGCGAGATCGGCAAGCTCGACCTCGTCGCCCGGATGCTCGGCAAGGAGGTCGGCGAACTGCGCCGGGAGGGCGAGACGGCCTTCTCTCGCGGCGGCGGGGCGGAGGGCGGCCTGCTGCTCGAAGCGCGCGACCTGCGCACCGGCGCGATGCTGCGCGACGCCGACCTCGACGTGCGGGCGGGCGAGATTGTAGGCCTGGCGGGCCTGCTGGGCTCCGGGCGCACGGAAACGGCCCGGGCGGTCTTCGGGGCCGACGAGCTGGAGGGCGGCGAGGTGCGCGTCTCGGGCCGCAGGGCGAATTTCCACTCCCCGAGTGACGCCATCCGCGCCGGGCTGGGCTTCTGCTCGGAGGACCGCAAGACCGAGGGCATCATCCCCGACCTCTCGGTGCGCGAGAACCTGACGCTGGCGCTGCTGCCCCACCTGTCGCGCCACGGCGTCGTCGATCCGAAGCGGCAGGCGGAGGTCGTGGACCGCTTCATCGCGCGGCTGGGGATCAAGACGGCGGGGCCGGAGCAGAAGATCCGGGAACTCTCCGGCGGCAACCAGCAGAAGGTGCTCCTTGCCCGTTGGCTGTGCATGAACCCCAAACTCCTGATCCTCGACGAGCCCACGCGCGGCATCGACGTGGGGGCCAAGGGCGAGATTCAGGCCCTGCTGAGCGAACTCGCCCGCGAGGGACTGGGGGTGCTGATGATCTCCAGCGAACTCGAAGAACTCGCGGAGGGCGCCGACCGGGTAGTCGTGATGCGCGACGGGCGCAGCGTGGCCGAACTGCCGCGCCAGGACCTCAGCCAGGACGCGATCATGAACGCGATGGCGCACGGGGACTCGGCGCACGGTGAGACCGCCCCCACCGGAGGTGCCTCATGA
- a CDS encoding ABC transporter substrate-binding protein, which translates to MKSHHRTLALALAATAATGLTVFAVAQGLPKLPQKATYKVGFAQTESNNPWRIAQTKSMQDEAKKLGYQLVYTDAAGSAAKQVADVDSMIAQRVDAIFLAPREEKPLAAAVKKARAAGIPVILLDRNVDPSLAKPGQDYVTFIGSDFIQEGQRVGQWLAKNMKGQARVIQLLGTTGSSPANDRRKGFEDAVKGNANIKILASQTGDFARDKGRQVMETLLQAHPDVNVVYAHNDEMAIGAIAALEAAGKKPGKDVMVMSIDGGKEIVQLVVDGKVNYVVECNPRFGPKAFATLKDYAAGKKIPAKIINPDRDYTAQNAKAGLASAY; encoded by the coding sequence ATGAAATCACACCACCGCACCCTGGCCCTGGCGCTCGCCGCCACCGCCGCCACCGGCCTCACCGTCTTCGCCGTCGCGCAGGGGCTGCCCAAGCTGCCCCAGAAGGCGACCTACAAGGTGGGCTTCGCCCAGACCGAGAGCAACAACCCCTGGCGCATCGCCCAGACGAAGAGCATGCAGGACGAGGCGAAGAAGCTCGGCTACCAGCTCGTGTACACCGACGCGGCGGGCTCGGCGGCCAAGCAGGTCGCCGACGTGGACTCGATGATCGCGCAGCGGGTGGACGCGATCTTCCTGGCCCCGCGCGAGGAAAAGCCCCTCGCCGCCGCCGTGAAAAAGGCGCGGGCCGCCGGAATTCCGGTGATCTTGCTCGACCGTAACGTGGACCCGAGCCTCGCCAAGCCGGGGCAGGACTACGTGACCTTTATCGGCTCGGACTTCATCCAGGAGGGCCAGCGTGTCGGGCAGTGGCTCGCCAAGAACATGAAGGGCCAGGCGCGGGTGATCCAGCTCCTCGGCACGACGGGCTCCTCGCCCGCCAACGACCGCCGCAAGGGCTTCGAGGACGCGGTGAAGGGCAACGCCAACATCAAGATTCTGGCCTCGCAGACCGGCGACTTCGCCCGCGACAAGGGCCGTCAGGTCATGGAGACGCTGCTCCAGGCGCACCCCGACGTGAACGTGGTGTACGCCCACAACGACGAGATGGCGATTGGGGCCATCGCCGCGCTGGAGGCGGCGGGCAAGAAGCCCGGCAAGGACGTGATGGTGATGTCCATCGACGGCGGCAAGGAGATCGTGCAGCTCGTCGTGGACGGCAAGGTCAACTACGTCGTGGAGTGCAACCCGCGCTTCGGGCCCAAGGCTTTTGCCACCCTCAAGGACTACGCGGCGGGCAAGAAGATCCCCGCCAAGATCATCAACCCCGACCGCGACTACACGGCCCAGAACGCCAAGGCCGGTCTCGCCTCGGCGTACTGA